A window of the Agrococcus jejuensis genome harbors these coding sequences:
- a CDS encoding MetQ/NlpA family ABC transporter substrate-binding protein gives MSKIARSLAAAAAASTLLLAGCAGAAGGGDSEAALGSEDNPVRIGTTDPADYWDTFVDLAAEEGISVEIELLAEYTEPNPALSEGDLDINQFQHIQYLADYNVASGDDLQPIGSTAIYPLGLYSQQYDSVEDIPDGETIVIPNDVVNQARALLVLQSVGLVTLEDGGSTASSVQDIIEDESRVEVTAVDASITAGSLPDVAGAVINNNFLGSAGISSQDAIAADDPSDPSALPYVNVFVVRADDVDNEVLNQLVDIYQGNQELLDEVQEFAGGTAVFTVIPADELQASLAEVQEQIESQQ, from the coding sequence ATGTCGAAGATCGCCCGATCCCTCGCCGCGGCCGCAGCCGCATCCACCCTCCTCCTCGCAGGCTGCGCCGGCGCAGCCGGCGGCGGCGACTCCGAGGCCGCGCTCGGCTCCGAGGACAACCCGGTGCGCATCGGCACGACCGACCCGGCCGACTACTGGGACACGTTCGTCGACCTCGCCGCCGAGGAGGGCATCTCGGTCGAGATCGAGCTGCTCGCCGAGTACACCGAGCCGAACCCGGCGCTCAGCGAGGGCGACCTGGACATCAACCAGTTCCAGCACATCCAGTACCTCGCCGACTACAACGTCGCCTCGGGCGACGACCTGCAGCCGATCGGCTCGACGGCGATCTACCCGCTGGGCCTGTACTCGCAGCAGTACGACTCGGTCGAGGACATCCCCGACGGCGAGACGATCGTCATCCCGAACGACGTCGTGAACCAGGCTCGCGCGCTGCTCGTGCTGCAGTCGGTCGGCCTCGTGACGCTCGAGGACGGCGGCAGCACCGCGTCGTCGGTGCAGGACATCATCGAGGACGAGTCGCGCGTCGAGGTCACCGCGGTCGACGCGTCGATCACGGCCGGCTCGCTGCCCGACGTCGCGGGCGCCGTCATCAACAACAACTTCCTCGGCTCCGCGGGCATCAGCTCGCAGGACGCCATCGCGGCCGACGACCCGTCGGACCCGTCGGCGCTGCCCTACGTCAACGTCTTCGTCGTCCGCGCCGACGACGTCGACAACGAGGTGCTCAACCAGCTCGTCGACATCTACCAGGGCAACCAGGAGCTGCTCGACGAGGTGCAGGAGTTCGCGGGCGGCACGGCCGTGTTCACCGTGATCCCCGCCGACGAGCTGCAGGCCTCGCTCGCCGAGGTGCAGGAGCAGATCGAGTCGCAGCAGTAG
- a CDS encoding HNH endonuclease signature motif containing protein — translation MAQEIEATGHGPDAAALDAIQANALSQLAAVDAGMQAFEAHRFRLLASLGHLAIERSGGRSSERIAMEMRAVAAEIGLQSRVADVTVERQIGDAMTLVETWPVVLDAFADGRIGRGHVRAITEAGGVLSRTDVTPEQRAEFETAMVALAETTTPARVKKVARREADKHLTEPLVERHKAAREDRRVTCDDLDDGMSWIGALVPSVLAHGIQARLRAGAKAKSKDDPRSMQQWQADAFCELLLTGAGQPTIERTPGGAEIEHAGLLSGITPIVQVTMPVTTLTGTSAAPGALDGAQPVDAETARILAGVAATWQRLLTDPIRGTVVEVDTYSPTEAQRRLLRARDQHCRFPGCGAKARDDDADHTIAWEDGGTTSLGNLAHLCRRHHTLKHATAWTVSQPTPGVLHWRSPLGADSVDQPPPVGPRFVEVLERHETDADPPDAALPF, via the coding sequence ATGGCGCAGGAGATCGAGGCAACCGGGCACGGTCCCGACGCTGCCGCGCTCGACGCCATCCAAGCCAACGCGCTCTCGCAGCTCGCCGCCGTCGACGCCGGGATGCAGGCCTTCGAGGCGCACCGGTTCCGCCTGCTCGCGTCGCTCGGTCACCTCGCGATCGAGCGTTCCGGTGGCCGGTCGAGCGAGCGGATCGCGATGGAGATGCGCGCCGTCGCCGCCGAGATCGGGCTCCAGTCCCGCGTCGCCGACGTCACGGTCGAACGGCAGATCGGCGACGCCATGACCCTCGTCGAGACCTGGCCGGTCGTGCTCGACGCGTTCGCTGACGGCCGCATCGGGCGCGGTCACGTGCGGGCGATCACCGAGGCCGGCGGCGTGCTGTCGCGCACCGACGTCACGCCCGAGCAGCGCGCCGAGTTCGAGACCGCGATGGTCGCGCTCGCCGAGACCACCACGCCAGCGCGTGTGAAGAAGGTCGCCCGCCGCGAGGCCGACAAGCACCTCACCGAGCCGCTCGTCGAGCGCCACAAGGCAGCCCGCGAGGATCGGCGGGTGACGTGCGACGACCTCGACGACGGCATGTCGTGGATCGGCGCGCTCGTCCCGTCGGTGCTCGCGCACGGCATCCAGGCACGCCTCCGTGCCGGCGCGAAGGCGAAGTCGAAGGACGACCCGCGGTCGATGCAGCAGTGGCAGGCGGATGCGTTCTGCGAGCTGCTGCTGACCGGCGCCGGTCAGCCGACCATCGAGCGCACGCCGGGTGGCGCGGAGATCGAGCACGCCGGCCTGCTGTCGGGCATCACGCCGATCGTGCAGGTCACGATGCCTGTCACGACGCTCACCGGCACGAGCGCCGCACCCGGTGCCCTCGACGGCGCCCAGCCTGTCGACGCGGAGACCGCCCGCATCCTCGCCGGCGTCGCCGCCACCTGGCAGCGCCTCCTCACCGACCCGATCCGAGGCACGGTCGTCGAGGTCGACACGTACTCACCGACCGAAGCCCAGCGACGGCTGCTGCGCGCCCGAGACCAGCACTGCCGCTTCCCCGGCTGCGGCGCCAAGGCGCGCGACGACGACGCCGACCACACCATCGCGTGGGAGGACGGCGGCACCACCTCGCTGGGCAACCTCGCCCACCTCTGCCGCCGACACCACACCCTCAAGCACGCGACCGCCTGGACGGTCAGCCAACCGACACCCGGTGTCCTCCACTGGCGATCACCACTCGGCGCCGACTCCGTCGACCAACCACCACCCGTCGGACCGCGATTCGTCGAGGTGCTCGAACGGCACGAGACCGACGCCGACCCACCCGACGCTGCGCTGCCGTTCTGA
- a CDS encoding PhoH family protein, protein MPEAIHAPEIDDQLQTAQRTYVLDTSVLLSDPGAIHRFAEHSVVIPVVVIAELEKKRHDPEIGYLARKALRNLDDLRVAHERLDFPVPTDGGGSLRVELNHSNQTVLPSGLQLGDNDSRILAVACNLANDGLDVCVVSKDMPMRVKAASIGLAAEEYLAEQAVESGWTGTAEVALSGDEMATLYEAERLSTQLVDGLPLNTGLVITSERGSALGRVTAPGVMTLVRGDRDVFGVHGRSAEQRLAIDLLLDDEVGIVSLGGTAGTGKSALALAAGLEAVLERRLHKKVIVFRPLYAVGGQELGYLPGDKDEKMNPWGQAIYDTLGALVSDNVLDEVADRGLLEILPLTHIRGRSLHDAFVIVDEAQSLERNVLLTVLSRIGQNSRVVLTHDVAQRDNLRVGRHDGVASVIETLKGNALFGHVTLQRSERSRIAALVTSLLDH, encoded by the coding sequence GTGCCCGAGGCCATCCACGCCCCCGAGATCGACGACCAGCTGCAGACCGCGCAGCGCACCTACGTGCTCGACACGTCCGTGCTGCTGTCCGATCCCGGCGCCATCCACCGCTTCGCGGAGCATTCGGTCGTCATCCCGGTCGTCGTCATCGCAGAGCTCGAGAAGAAGCGTCACGATCCCGAGATCGGCTACCTCGCCCGCAAGGCGCTTCGCAACCTCGACGACCTGCGCGTCGCGCACGAGCGGCTCGACTTCCCGGTCCCGACCGACGGCGGAGGCTCGCTGCGCGTCGAGCTCAACCACTCGAACCAGACGGTGCTGCCCTCGGGCCTGCAGCTGGGCGACAACGACTCCCGCATCCTCGCCGTCGCATGCAACCTCGCGAACGACGGCCTCGACGTGTGCGTCGTCTCGAAGGACATGCCGATGCGCGTCAAGGCGGCATCGATCGGCCTCGCCGCCGAGGAGTACCTCGCCGAGCAGGCCGTGGAGTCCGGATGGACGGGCACGGCCGAGGTCGCGCTGTCGGGCGACGAGATGGCCACGCTGTACGAGGCCGAGCGTCTCTCGACGCAGCTCGTCGACGGCCTGCCGCTCAACACGGGCCTCGTCATCACGTCGGAGCGCGGCTCGGCCCTCGGCCGCGTCACGGCACCGGGCGTCATGACCCTCGTGCGCGGCGACCGCGACGTCTTCGGCGTGCACGGCCGCTCGGCCGAGCAGCGCCTCGCGATCGACCTGCTGCTCGACGACGAGGTGGGCATCGTCTCCCTCGGCGGCACGGCGGGCACCGGCAAGTCGGCGCTCGCCCTCGCGGCCGGCCTCGAGGCCGTGCTCGAGCGGCGCCTGCACAAGAAGGTCATCGTCTTCCGGCCGCTCTACGCCGTCGGCGGCCAGGAGCTCGGCTACCTGCCGGGCGACAAGGACGAGAAGATGAACCCCTGGGGCCAGGCGATCTACGACACGCTCGGCGCGCTCGTCTCCGACAACGTGCTCGACGAGGTCGCCGACCGCGGACTGCTCGAGATCCTGCCGCTCACGCACATCCGCGGCCGCTCGCTGCACGACGCGTTCGTGATCGTCGACGAGGCGCAGTCGCTCGAGCGCAACGTGCTGCTGACGGTGCTGAGCCGCATCGGCCAGAACTCGCGCGTCGTGCTCACGCACGACGTCGCGCAGCGCGACAACCTGCGCGTCGGCCGTCACGACGGCGTCGCGAGCGTCATCGAGACCCTCAAGGGCAACGCGCTGTTCGGCCACGTCACGCTGCAGCGCAGCGAGCGCAGCCGCATCGCCGCCCTCGTCACGAGCCTGCTCGACCACTAG
- a CDS encoding prepilin peptidase gives MLADLRAPAVPLRLRAIDGALGIVLAAGAALLSVQAGWMGAAGAATTALVVAALVAPALARIDLADRRLPNALTVPLLGVALACAVVGAVLGAWVGGVVALGVVLVLGLMWWFGGMGAGDLKLGAGLALAAAPLEWWLPLGGIACAFVLGGAVGVVAKVRGAESVPFGPWLLAGAGVAVVLAAV, from the coding sequence ATGCTCGCCGACCTCCGCGCCCCAGCCGTTCCCCTGCGGCTCCGCGCGATCGACGGAGCGCTCGGCATCGTGCTCGCGGCTGGAGCCGCGCTGCTGTCGGTGCAGGCGGGCTGGATGGGCGCGGCGGGCGCCGCGACGACCGCACTCGTCGTCGCCGCGCTCGTCGCGCCTGCGCTCGCCCGCATCGACCTCGCGGACCGGCGGCTGCCGAACGCGCTCACGGTGCCGCTGCTGGGCGTCGCGCTCGCGTGCGCCGTCGTCGGCGCCGTGCTCGGCGCGTGGGTCGGCGGCGTCGTGGCGCTGGGCGTCGTGCTCGTGCTGGGGCTCATGTGGTGGTTCGGTGGGATGGGTGCCGGCGATCTGAAGCTGGGCGCGGGGCTCGCGCTCGCGGCCGCGCCGCTCGAGTGGTGGCTGCCGCTCGGCGGCATCGCGTGCGCGTTCGTGCTCGGCGGCGCCGTGGGCGTCGTCGCGAAGGTGCGCGGCGCGGAGTCGGTGCCGTTCGGACCGTGGCTGCTCGCGGGCGCGGGCGTCGCGGTGGTGCTCGCGGCGGTGTGA
- the uppS gene encoding polyprenyl diphosphate synthase, whose product MATRRGGTGILYRAYERRLRRELAGAPVPTHIAMIIDGNRRWARLNALDSVSHGHRAGAAKMHEFLEWCDELGVEVVTLYLLSHDNLASRDADELVELCAIIADLADALSTGTGWRIRHVGSASALPADLAASVGAAVERSREAPGMQVNLAVGYGGRHEVVEAIRRILESHDGTTHELAELLSPELIGEHLYTTGQPDPDLVIRTSGEQRLSDFMLWQSARSELYFMEALGPDMREVDFLRAVRDYGQRSRRFGR is encoded by the coding sequence GTGGCGACGAGACGAGGCGGGACGGGCATCCTGTACCGCGCGTACGAGCGTCGCCTGCGTCGTGAGCTCGCCGGCGCCCCCGTGCCGACGCACATCGCGATGATCATCGACGGCAACCGTCGCTGGGCTCGGCTCAACGCGCTCGACAGCGTGAGCCACGGCCACCGTGCGGGCGCCGCGAAGATGCACGAGTTCCTCGAGTGGTGCGACGAGCTCGGCGTCGAGGTCGTGACGCTCTACCTGCTGTCGCACGACAACCTCGCCAGCCGCGACGCCGACGAACTCGTCGAGCTGTGCGCGATCATCGCCGACCTCGCCGACGCGCTCTCGACCGGCACTGGCTGGCGCATCCGCCACGTCGGCTCGGCGTCGGCGCTGCCCGCCGACCTCGCCGCCTCCGTCGGCGCCGCCGTCGAGCGGTCGAGGGAGGCGCCGGGCATGCAGGTGAACCTCGCCGTCGGCTACGGCGGCAGGCACGAGGTCGTCGAGGCCATCCGCCGCATCCTCGAGAGCCACGATGGCACGACGCACGAGCTCGCGGAGCTGCTGAGCCCCGAGCTCATCGGCGAGCACCTCTACACGACGGGTCAGCCCGATCCCGACCTCGTGATCCGCACGTCGGGCGAGCAGCGCCTCAGCGACTTCATGCTGTGGCAGTCGGCGCGCAGCGAGCTGTACTTCATGGAGGCGCTCGGTCCCGACATGCGCGAGGTCGACTTCCTGCGCGCCGTGCGCGACTACGGGCAGCGCTCGCGTCGCTTCGGCCGCTGA